The following are from one region of the Cytobacillus firmus genome:
- a CDS encoding TetR/AcrR family transcriptional regulator, whose product MSPRKSAQDELTKEAIISVARDLFVQEGYAAASMRKIADTLQCSHGAIYYHFKNKAQLFYEMVEADFQKLDQVLDSVLKESAETNEQKLFNIFYRYIQFGLTHQKHYELMFLIRDEDVKSYLNEGPNKSYLHFAQAINSLAPKSLSIKDIWSVFLSLHGFVTHYCRSETTFEEVKELASSHAQFLIKAIY is encoded by the coding sequence ATGAGCCCAAGAAAATCAGCCCAAGACGAACTAACAAAAGAAGCCATTATTTCTGTAGCACGTGATCTGTTTGTTCAGGAAGGATATGCCGCAGCATCCATGAGAAAAATTGCGGACACCCTTCAGTGCAGCCACGGTGCCATCTATTATCATTTCAAAAATAAGGCCCAATTATTTTACGAAATGGTTGAAGCCGATTTTCAAAAGCTCGACCAGGTCCTCGACAGTGTGCTGAAAGAATCTGCAGAAACCAATGAACAGAAGCTTTTCAACATTTTTTACCGTTATATTCAATTTGGCCTGACCCATCAAAAGCATTATGAGCTGATGTTTTTAATTCGGGATGAGGATGTGAAAAGCTATCTGAATGAAGGACCGAATAAAAGCTACCTGCATTTTGCGCAAGCGATTAATTCACTTGCTCCAAAATCCCTTTCCATAAAGGATATTTGGTCAGTATTTTTAAGCTTGCACGGGTTTGTCACGCATTATTGCAGATCGGAAACGACGTTTGAAGAAGTGAAGGAGCTCGCCTCTTCACATGCCCAATTTTTAATAAAAGCCATTTATTAA